The Triticum aestivum cultivar Chinese Spring chromosome 6D, IWGSC CS RefSeq v2.1, whole genome shotgun sequence genomic sequence CATTCTTGGCCCATTCGGTCACCAGCTTGCACAAGCCCACGCGCCACAACAGCCCCCCGCGGTCGCACGCTCGCCGCACGTCCGCCCTGCTCCGCATGCGCCTGGGACCCGCCCCATGCATAATGATGACCGTGCGGCGCTCTCTGACACACCAAATCTTGCAAAAGATCCATACGCTGTGCCGGAGTCACCGCACGCGACCGAAGTTGTCGCGCGTCCCCAGGAACCCCACTCTGTCTCTCTGTCTGTGCCATTTTTGGACGGCCCGCTTGCCCGCCCCGCGTCTAATCCGAACCCCGATGCGCCGCCCTCTGTCCCCCACGCGCGGCTCCATCAACCACATCAACGGAGAATCTTGCCTTGGGAACCGACGGGGTGGAGAGATCACGCGCCGGTCCATCGCTGCAGCTCATCCACGACGCCTCTAATCAGCATCTAGGCTTCATCATCACACCTAATCCCTCTCTACATCCTACGCTGGCCGCTCGGTCACCACGCCCCAGCTCGTCGCCCCCTCGTCCTCTGACACACGCAATGGGCCCAGCCGCCCTGACGGCGGCCTTGTCACCCACGCGCTCCAACAGCAACACGACGCCCTCCTACAAAGatgctctcctctcctcccctctcgACCGCAGCCATCCTCATCCTCACCCCACCTATATAACCCCTCGGCGCCTCCTCCCCATTCATCCACACTCTCGCACTCCTTCTCCCAAACACAAAAAGCGTCGCTGCTTCCGGTGCCTCGCCCTTGACCATTGCGTAGAGACTTGCCGCGACCCCGTCCGCTGTGCTCGCTGCTGGCGGTGCGGCCACCGCAGCGGTGACTACAGGTATAGACGGATCCGGCCCTTCTTCCCGCCTCTTCCCGACTCATTCTCATCTCATCCTAACCCCGCGTTTTGCACACGCAGCATGGACTCCGCCGGCTCTTCCTCGTCGGCAGCCCGCGCCTCGCGCACGCTCATGATCGGCGACATCCCCGTCATCCTCTCAGAGCCTTTCACCGCGCTCTGCGTCCCCTCGCCCTTCATCCTCAACGGCACTCCGGTCAACGCCAACGGGGCTCCCCTTCCTCCCTCGCCGCCTCGCACCTCTGCACCTCCACCCACACCCACCTCACCCTCACCAGGCAACCTGCACTCGCACACGTCTCCGTTCGACACCCATGAACTACGAGCGCGTCTCTCCGACGTCTTCCTTGCCTCCCAATAAACTAGGTCCCCTTCTCACATTTCTGACACCGACACTGAGGACGAGCCGTCACGGCCATTCCACGAGGCTGGAATGCTGCCGCCCTTCGCGGACATGCCCTTAGTCGCTGCACCACCTTGCCTAGTCCACTGCCCTCGCCGCTTTGCATTCGTACACCTCCAGAACCCTGACCCCAACCCCACCCCTCTCATCTGCAGAGCCATTCAACACACTTGCGACAACCCCTCCTTCATCATGGGCGGCTCATGGCGGGGGATCGCCTGCCTCACCTTCCACACACCCGCCGCACGCGATGATGTGATCAGCCACAGTCCTATCGAGTTCGAGGGAAACGTAGTCACCATTGAGCCGGTCGAACACGTCGACCGTTCTATTGCTATCTTCACTGACCTCGCTGAGGTCGAGGTCTCTGAATTTCCTCACGAACTATGGCACGAGGACGGCATACGTTTCGCCCTGGCCTTCCTGGGGGATGTATGTGCCGTCGATGACTTTTGTCTCCATGGCATCGACTACACGTCGGTCCGCGCACTTGCGCTCCTCCAATCTGGCAAACCAGCTCCCCCTGGCATCATCATCCAGCTTCCACCCATCAACGAAATCAAAATCGCCAAAGTTGTCGAGGTTTCTCGTTGGCACCACGGTGATGGAGCCACCCCCTTTGGTAGTGGCTCTTCTGACGGAGATTCTGCACCACTCTCTCAGCGCGCCTCACCACGTCCTCTCTCCCCTGCTCACCTCGTCCCCGTCGTCTCTGCGGTACGTGCGGGGTGGTGAGTCGATCCTACCTACAGCGGCTCTAGGCCGCTCGCCCCCTGTGCAACCGTCGCATCTCCTGGCTCTGCATCAGGGGGATCCGCTCTGGCCTCACCTTTCCCTCCCCCTGGTACCATGCGACAGCCTCTCATCATTTCTGACGACAGCTCTGCTGCCTCAGAGGACATGCACACCCCGCTCATGCATGGCGTTTCCTTCGATCCGCTGGACGCGGTGCATGCACCCCCCCTTGCCGAGCCTACCCCACTTGTCATCCGCCCGGCGCCTCAGGTGGGCTCTGTCGCGCCACCCAGCCCATGCGTTGGGTCGGCTGCCGCCCCTCTGATTGTGGGCCCGCTGATGCCATCCAGCTCGTCCGCGTTCGCCGCGGTTATCCCACCTGCAGCTGCTTCCGCTGACCCCACCACCTTTACGTTCTCGGCTGGCGAGTCTTCACGTGATGCTGGTAATCCCCCTACCCCTCCCCCGCTCAATCAAGATAATCTTTTGCCCCCTGACTGAGACCACCATGGATGCAGCTCTCCCCCTGCAGGATCTGGACACTCACGAGTGTACCATTCGCAGGGAGCGCCGCAAAACGGCACGCGACCAGTCTGTCTCCAAGGACAAGCTGCGGCGGAGCGCGCAGCTGGCTGGCAAGGAGGCCAAGTACTCCCCCATGCTcgccagggttgtcaaggccaaggCGGCACGCCTCTCCGCCTCGGATGTTGGCACGGCCATCGACCGCACTATCCAAGAAGCCCGTCTCCATCAGTCTGACGCCCCTCCTGCATCCGCCGAAGACCTTGCTGCCATTGCGCTGCTCTGCGGCGCCGACGACGGCTAGGTGGACGCCATCCTTGGATCCGAGGCCTCTGCCTGTGGTGACGATGAGGCTCCATGATCTGCACCTTCTGCGACCTTGGCCCGGTGGCACGTTCTTGCCCGTCTCCGCCACCGTTAGCTTCCCCGATCGTTTCTGCCGTTTACATGTACTTTTGGTTGCTGAAACCGCTGTTGCCTGTACCACTGCCACTCCGGACCCCGCGCATAACTTTTGTAACTGTACGCCTGTTGTACCCCGCCTTTGTTATCTGGTGCATTAACAAACCTTATGAGTAATGACACCTTTTTAATTAGCTCCTGGAATGTACGTGGCCTTGGCGATGATGATAAATGCGCTGACGTTCTCTCCGAACTAATGACAAATAAACCACTCGTAACCCTCTTGCAAGAATCAAAACTCGAAATCCTCCCTGCACCTAAACTAAAATCTTTTCTGCCACGCACGTTGGATCAAGCCTTCTCGCTCCCAGCCGTCGGATCCGCTGGTGGAACTATCTCTGCCCTCAACTCCACCTTCTTCCATGTCGTCTCCTACTCACACCTAACCTTCTCTTCTACCCTACTCCTACGCACAGCTGCCTGCGCCCAACCCATTGCTATCACAAACATCTACGCTCCATCATCACGATCACTCAAGCAAGCTTTCTTAAGCGAGCTCTCGTCCATCTCACAACCCGACGACACCCCCTGGATTATTGCTGGGGACTTTAACCTCATCCGCTTCCCGTCTGAGAAAAACAACCCTACGTTCCACCACGCTGAAGCCACCGCCTTTAACCAAACCTTGGATGATCTAGCCCTCATCGAACTGCCCCTACTCGATCGCAGGTTTACCTAGTCGAACAATCGAGCTACTCCCACATTAGAACAACTAGATCGGGTTTTCTTTAACCTAGCGTGGGCAGATGCCTTCCCTAACACCTCCCTGTTCTCTCGCACACGCTTCACGTCCGATCACATCCCACTCCTCATCCATGTCACCACCACCATCCCACGTTccaattttttcaaatttgaaccgGGCCGGGCCACTTCACGGCCCTGCTGCGACATCATCAACCAAATTTGGGCCTCTCTGCCCTCACCACCTTCCAACGCTGCCGCTTCCCTCGTCGCCGCGCTCAAACAATCACGTACCGCCTCAAAAAATGGGCGCGCTCGCGCATTCCCACCCTCCTCCGCGAAACCCGCTGCCACGCTGCCATCTCTGCCCTAGATCTCATGGAGAAAAACAGACCTCTATCTCCATCAGAGTCTCTCACGCGCAAAATCATCGTCTCCATACTCAAATGCACCATCCAGGAAAAAATGTCATATTGGCGCTGGCGTGCAAAGGTTTCACGTGCCATAAACGGTGGCGAGAACACTAAATTCTTCCACATGTCTGCCTCCCAACGCCTATGCAAAAACAAAATCTTCACCCTCTCTCGAGATGGCTCTGAATACTCTGCTCACCAGCAAAAAGCTGAAATCCTACGTGACTTCTTCGTGTCACTAATTGGCACTGCCGTTCCAACATCCTGGGCCTTTGATCTAAATTCTATTTACCCACAGCCGGTGGCCGGGTTACACACCTTAGATGAGCCCTTCTCCAAAGAGGAAATCAAGCTCGCCTTCTTCACAATGAATCCCCAAGCCAGCCCTGGACCGGACGGGTTCGGACCCTCTTTCTACAGATCCTTCTGGCCTTTAGTTAAAAATCCAATCCTGTCCTTCTTCTCCTTATTCCATCAAGGCTTAGCAGACACTGAACGCCTAAATCGTGCCCACATCGTCCTCCTCCCCAAAAAGGAGGCGACAACCACGCCGGATGCATTTAGGCCCATCTCACTACAAAACTGCCCGATCAAAGCTGTCGCCAAAGTGATCACTTCTCGTCTAAAGCCGCTCATCCCTCTGCCGGTTCATGGCAACTAGACTGGCTTCATCTCTGGAAGAAACATCGCCGAAAACTTTGTGTTTGCAGCTGATCTTATTAGCTCTTGCCACACACGAAAAAAACCAACGATGGTCTTTAAGTTAGACTTCAAAAAAGTTTTCGATTCAGTAGCATGGCCTGCCCTCGACAAAATCCTGGAAGTTCGTGGGCTCTCACTTCTCTTCCGCAGTTGGATACAAAATCTTCTCCACACAGGCAAAACGGCAGTACTTTTGAACGGGATCCCAGGCAATTGAATCCAATGCAAAAATGGGTTGAGGCAGGGAGACCCTGTCTCACCCTACCTCTTCCTCCTCGTAGCCGACCTCCTCCAGCAGCTCATCGTCCAGAACTCTAACCCGTCCCTCCACCACCCCATCTTCTCCCACCTGCCTCCCACTGTCCTCCAATACGCCGATGACACACTCATCGTCGCAGccgcctctccctccgccgcctcAACCCTTAAAATTCTCCTAAACAATTTCGCACACGCCACGGGCCTCGCCATCAACTTCTCCAAAACTACCCTAGCCACTCTACACACAGACGATGACCCGACCGCTTCCATCGCCCTTGCCATGGGGTGTTCATGCGCCTCCTTCCCGCAAATATACCTCGGTCTCCCTCTCGCTCCGACCAAACCTCTCACCAATGTTTTCAACCCCCTAGTAGAGCGTGCTAGGAAACTTCTTACCGGCGGGCCAAACTTCTCGATAGAGGCGATCGACTCATACTCATCTCCGCGGTTCTGGATTCAATCCTCACCTACTTCATGTCTGTCTTTCGCATCCCAAAGAAAACAATCAAAACTTTGGACTCGCTGAGAAGGGGTTTCTTTTGGGCAGGAGAGGATGCCTGCTCAGGTGCTCAATGTCTTATTGCTTGGAAAAATGTTTGTTTACCAAAAAAAGTCGGTGGTCTAGGGCTTAAAAACTTACATGTTCAAAACAATTGCCTTCTTATGAAATTTGCAGCTAAAGCTCTCTCCACCGTCCAAACACCCTGGCTTGAGTGGCTTGATCTTCAACATCCGAACGCCCTTAGTATCCCCTCCACCACAAACCTCCTTTCTGTGCCGCACCATTTCACAGCAAATCACCACTCTCCAAAATATTTCCTTCGTGCTCACAAATAGCGGCTCACATACTTATTTTTGGTTAGACACGTGGCTGGCCCCTCAACCACTCGCCATCACCTTCCCCCACCTATTCTCACACTCCACCTTACAGCTGGTTAAAGTGGCTAACATTTTGCGTTTCGGTATTGAAGCTAACCTCCGTAATCGCCTCTCCCTCACGGCAGAACAAGAGCTTGTGTCGCTTCTGGCTATTTTGCAGGATTTCGTGCCATCGGCGGGGGAAGATCAACGGTTCCTACGACATGGCATTTgcttctccaccaagcatgcatacGGTGTCCTCATGGCTCGGCCTGAGACCGATCTCATGGCCCCTCTCATATGGAGTGCCAAGGTTCCTCGGAAACTAAAAGTATTCGCATGGCTACTCTTCAAAGACCGGCTCAACACTAGAGTTAACCTTGCACGCAAGCATATCATCGACTCGGACATATGCCCTCGATGTGCTACGACAACCGAAGACTCCAACCACCTCTTCATCACATGCCCTCTTGCAAATAGGATTTGGCAACGGATGGGGCTCCTACCAACTTCCAGCGACATCACAGATCTATGGGACGTCCTTACCCCTCCTCACCTCCCAACCACAGCATGGCCTTCGGTCCTACTGGCCTTGCTTTTGATGACTTGGACAGCACGTAATGACATGGTTTTTAGATTGATAGACCAAAGCTCTGTAATAACCTTGAGGAACCTTATTTCTGCTTTGGACCTCTCGTCACATCGTCTTGTGAGTTCACAGGACAAGGAGGACGTCTTCTCGTGGcgttcctacctctctgcatgttGCACCGTGACTATGTAATTCTGTACTCACTGCCACGGCAGtcctttgagtaatatattcaggtgggggggccccccccccccccccccccccgcttgattctcaaaaaaaaaaggtgACACGGACGGGTCAAAGACGAGGAACATGGAGTTGTGGTACCACCACCGATCCTCCTTCGGCGGTAGTGGCAACTCAACACATCGTACCGTCGCCGGGTTATAGATGTAATAACAGTTAAAATCGCCCTTGAGGAGAAGGAGACCATTGCAGTGGTGGAGCACCGAGAACTTCTTGTGCTGAAAGAGAGGACGTTGAAAGACAGGCCCGTCATGAGTTCCACGTAGCTGTGCCGAACGCGCCGGCACTGACGGGGCGAAGAAGGAGGATTCATTGTCGCATCCATAGTTCTTGGTGAATATGCCGGGGAAGGAGCCCCGAGGAAAGAAGTGAGGAAGGAGGAGCTTTGTGGGCGTCGATGATAGAGCGCCACGTGCGACAGACGCGCCGGGACTCGGCGAGCGCGCGGCAGGGGAGGCAGCTGAGGATGTGGAGGAGCACGTCGTAGGGGAAGCAGATTCCGTTCCCGTCGGCATCGGTCCGGTCCATCTGGCGGCGATAGATCGAGTTGCAGAAATAGTACTGCTGGCTAGGTAGATGGAGTCCTTTCTTAGGTGAGTCTTGGTTGAGTTGTGCATCGATCCCGTGAGAGCTGCTGAGTCCGAGCCGCAGCCGCGTAACTTTACATCCAATCGAACTTTTTTTCTTTCTGAATACTTTCACAATACGATGCTTCCAACATGTACGCTACCACAACTACCACGGCGACCGCGTCGGATGCGTGTGCGCGCGCCGGGCGCGTCGGGCGCAGACCGGACCGCGTCGGGTCCGTGGCAagggggtgcgtgtgtgcgtgcatgTAGTAGCCTGGAGTGTGCGGATGTGTGTGTGCACCCAGCGGGCGTGCATAGGCTTAGGTCAGGTGGTTGTGGGATTGCGAGGTGGGCGTGATTGCCGCGAGCCGTGCGCGTTCGTGCGCGTGGTGGCCGCGAGCGGAGCGGGCCGATCGGAGAGCTGGCTGGGGAGGGAGCGCGTGGGTCATGCCCAAGGCAGGCCCGGCTATATATTGCCTTGAGCCGATCATTCTAACCTGTCGTGTGGAGTCGAGTACGAGCTCGGGAAAAagatcgccgttgttgcggcgggGCGTACGTGCGCCGGAAAATCCACCGTGTCCTctgcattcttcttcttcttctgtcgtGCGAGCGcagcatgagagagagagggatagaGAGCCAAGCGAGAGAGAGAGCTAGGGCAAGGGGTTCGGCGCCGACATTTGGTATCGGAGCCACAATTCGGAGGTGATCGCAAGCGGCCATGGCGCTCGTTCCgcacggcggcggtggtggcgcgtTATTGTTGTCGGTCCTGCCATTGAGCCGACCAACTACACCTCCTGGGCAATCAAGGTGGAAGCGATCCTTGATGGCCAGGGGCTATGGGGCGTGGTTGCGCCGGCTGAGGGCATGGCGATCGATGCCAACAAGAGCAAGACGGTGTGGGCATTGCTGGTCAGTGCACTGTCGGAGGAAGTGCTAATGCAAGTGGCGACGAAGCCCACCGCGAAGGAGGTGTGGGACTCCCTCAAGGTGCGTTTCGTCGGCGCCGATCGGGTGCGGGCGGCACGGCTCGCGACTCTCCACGACGAGTTCGACCGCCTGCGGATGGAGGATGGCGAGGAGCTCGACGCGTACGCCGGCAAGGTAAACGGCATGGTGGCGAGGTATGCGGTGCTCGGGGCAACACTCGGCGACACTGCCATGGTGAAGAAGCTGCTCGGCACTGTGCCGGACCGGCTGTACGCCTCGGTTGCCGGCATCGAGCAGTTCTGCAACGTCGAGGAAATGCTCTTCAAGGAGGCACTCGGCCATCTGAAGTCCTTCGAGGAGTGGACGCGGCGGGATGCGCAGTCTGGCGAGCGGGCGGGCGAGCAGCTCATGCTCACCGCGGCTCAGAGGGCGGCACAGCGGCGATAGCAGGGCGGGGGCGGCTTCAACGACCACGACGATGACGGGGCGACCAGCACGGCATTGGGCGGCGGAGGGAAACAATGCGGTCGCTGCTATAATTGCGGGCAACGCCGCCATTTCAAGCGGAACTGCACGAAGCCGAGGAAGGGCGCGGCGGCTGAACAGGCACTCCTCGCCGACGTCGACATCAAAGGGTCAACACTCCTCTAGGCTGTGGCTTAGGGGGTTAGTGTTGGCCAATAAGCCACGACAACCGCGTCGGGTGTGTGTGCATGCGCCGGGCGCGGACCGGACCGTGTCGGGTCCGTGGCAAGGGGGTACCTGTGTGCTTGTGTAGTAGCCTAGAGTgtgcgtatgtgtgtgtgtgcaccACCGGGCGTGCGTAGGTTTAGGTCAGGTGGTTGTGGGATCGCGAGATGGGCGTGATAGCTGCGGGCTCGCCGCGAGCCGTCCATTATGGCCGGATTCATGTAATACGCAACGTTACTAGCCTAGTTGAGGAAGCTCAGCTGGTATTGTGCTTGCATCTGATGTTTTTTGTATCTTTCCAGGTAGCGCATTTGGAGATAGAAGGCgatgtagtaggagtaggatatGGCGGCGGCAGAGAATGCGAGTTGTGGTACAACACAGAGGTTGTGCAAAATTACATTCAATTATATCCAGACCATGTATATATGTGCATGTACGGTGATCACTGTGTAGGGATAAGGCCTAACTGCTCGTATAATCTCGATTATTTTAAGATAATATAAATGTTTGGACAAAAAACAACCTTTACAAGTTTTTAAAGGGGGTGCACGGAGGCAAATGTCTCGAATGTGTGTTGATAAAAGATGAAGAATAATCATTGATCAATTTCTTGTTTTCTGGCTCTTGCTTCTGTATATAACGCCATGGCCTTGTCCATGACCTTGGCATCCAATAAAAGCTGCGTTCTTTTCTTGCTGCAAGGATGAGTAGACATGTACTCTTTCAACGGTGATGAATTCCCACCGACCTTTCCGAGCTTCTCGTAGACCTTAGGGGCAATGCGTGGATCAAAACCAGCGGAAGCGAGCAGCATGATTCCAATGTGATCCGCCTCTATCTCCATCCTACATAGGATATATAGGCAACATGTATTTATCATGCATGGAGAATAACTTCTACAAGGAAAAATAGTTGTAAATCAGCATGAACGATATATATGATGTGAAACCGAGTATATACTTTCGTGAGAAAGGCAGGCCGAGGAGGTATTCGGTCAGCTTATCAATAAGGTCCGGCGCATCGATAAAGATGAGCAGGAAAACCGTGAGCATGAAAATCCACATGTGCTTGGTGAGCTTCTCTGCGGCGTGCCTTGCAATGGCGTGCGCAACCTACAAGCAAAATTACACAATATGCCAAGTTACAAGGGAATCCACCGTCCGGCCGGCTGCTAGGAGACGATACAAATAACCACCCAATATAATCTACCTAACACGGTACGTACATACCTCGTGGCCTAGCACCGCGGCGATCTCAGCGTCGGTGTTGAACTTGTCGAGCAGGCCGGTGTAGACTATGATCTTGCCACCGGGTGCGCACATGACGTTCACTTGCTTATTGTCGACCACGATTACCTCCCACTTGAACCCGTCGAGATGCTTGATCATTGCCTGCGACGCTCCCCGTGGAGCCTTCTTCTTCGGGCTCAGCGCCGCATCGTCGGCGCATGTTTCTCCGTCAAGGAGCTTATCGTCCTCGTGGCCGGCGAGGCTGCGTCCGGCGGCGCCGATGATCTCCGCGGCGATGCTGTTGACACGGACGGAATCAGGGTGGGACGGAGCGAGGACCTTGTCGCCCAGCTCCTTCTTCTCGTTGTTGAACTGCGACTCGCCGAGCTTAAGCTCTCCCGAGTGCGTGAGGACGACGAAGTGGCGGCGGTTTGTGTAGGGCACGGTCTCAAAGGTGCCGTAGCAGATGGTGACCACCACACCGCCGACGATGACGACCCCCGCGATGACTATCTGGACTTTCACCTCGTTAGAACTTCTTGGTCGCCTGGAGGAGTAGTACCGTGGGCGTGGGACCGCTGGTGCATGCGGCGACGGCGGTGGTCGACGGACGAGAGAGTCAGGGCCGGGCGATTTCAGGGCCTCGTGAGATCGCCGCGTTGACGGCGCGTGGTAGTAGCGcctggcggtcggcggcggcggaacaGTCGTTCGGGCGGCGGGCTTGGGCCGGAGTAGCCCGGACAGCGCGGGGCGCAGATTCCGGATCAAGGCGCTCATGTTCTCTCCGTTAGTCTTGGGGATGGGCGCTCTTGGATCCGTATCGTACTAGCGTCTACGTCGTGGCGTGCTCGACAGGTTGCCATGCATGGTTTAGGGTTGCGATCGGTCTCGGTCTCGGTCAAGTCATCGCGATCGAGGGAGATTAAGTCGTTAAGTTTTCTCGCATAGGAAGGAGTCTCTCCTCCGATTCTAGCTAGCTAGTACCATAGGGATCAAAATTTCAACCAAAAACAGAAATTCCGGTGATTTCGGTCCGCGTCAAAATATTCGTAGCCTTGGAATTTTGAGCCAACTTTAAACTAATTTCAACCCAAATTCAAATTCAATCAAAATCCATTGAATTATGTGAATTTCGACACATGGAATCCCCCCAAAAAATAAATCtctgaaatttcaaaacttgggtGAGGTCCGTTTTTTTTCTTACTGGATTTTTCAACCTTCACTACCGGAAAAATGTTTTACTCCGAGTGCGTGGCAGCTCGCCGAGTTCTTTTCCGCGGGCACTTGTcaaataagtactccctccatcctaaagtaagtgactcaactttgtactaattttagtataaagttagtacaaaattgagtcatttattttgggacTGAGGGAGTATTTGCTTATTTGGCGAGTGCTTCCCAAAATAAACCCGGCAAAAGTAAGATACTTGGAACCTACCAAGTGTTGCCAAGTACGTCACCAAATACACTTAGCAATGGACTAACAATCTGCAAAGTACGTGAAAAATGTAGCAGCCCTACTTAATGGTAATGTATCCTATATAtaccttttttttttgcgggaatccTATATATACCTAAAAGAGGAGCCAAAATCATTTCTAGCGGAGCATGTACTGGGTAAACATCTGCCTTTCATTAGCTTCAAGGTCCTTGCTTTTTGGACTCATAT encodes the following:
- the LOC123142195 gene encoding mitochondrial metalloendopeptidase OMA1-like, whose amino-acid sequence is MSALIRNLRPALSGLLRPKPAARTTVPPPPTARRYYHAPSTRRSHEALKSPGPDSLVRRPPPSPHAPAVPRPRYYSSRRPRSSNEVKVQIVIAGVVIVGGVVVTICYGTFETVPYTNRRHFVVLTHSGELKLGESQFNNEKKELGDKVLAPSHPDSVRVNSIAAEIIGAAGRSLAGHEDDKLLDGETCADDAALSPKKKAPRGASQAMIKHLDGFKWEVIVVDNKQVNVMCAPGGKIIVYTGLLDKFNTDAEIAAVLGHEVAHAIARHAAEKLTKHMWIFMLTVFLLIFIDAPDLIDKLTEYLLGLPFSRKMEIEADHIGIMLLASAGFDPRIAPKVYEKLGKVGGNSSPLKEYMSTHPCSKKRTQLLLDAKVMDKAMALYTEARARKQEIDQ